One part of the Stigmatopora argus isolate UIUO_Sarg chromosome 8, RoL_Sarg_1.0, whole genome shotgun sequence genome encodes these proteins:
- the her6 gene encoding hairy-related 6 isoform X2, whose translation MPADIMEKSSSSPVAATPASMNSTPDKPKTASEHRKSSKPIMEKRRRARINESLGQLKTLILDALKKDSSRHSKLEKADILEMTVKHLRNLQRAQMTAALNTDPTVLGKYRAGFSECMNEVTRFLSTCEGVNTEVRTRLLGHLASCMTQINAMNYPSQHQIPPVPGPTHPPFGQPMVQIPGSSPQVLPMSGVPCKGAPSPSTLPNSDATKVYGGFQIVPANDGQFAFLIPNAAFAPGGPVIPVYANSPGTPVAVPAAVSPGAPSGNTDSVWRPW comes from the exons ATGCCTGCCGACATCATGGAAAAGTCGTCCTCCTCCCCGGTCGCCGCCACCCCGGCAAGCATGAACTCGACCCCCGATAAACCCAAAACAGCCTCCGAGCACAGAAAg TCTTCCAAGCCAATTATGGAGAAGCGAAGAAGAGCCCGAATCAACGAAAGTTTGGGACAACTTAAAACGCTCATCTTGGATGCGCTCAAGAAAGAT AGCTCCAGACACTCCAAACTGGAGAAGGCAGACATCCTGGAAATGACAGTGAAACACCTCCGGAACCTCCAGAGAGCTCAAATGACCG CTGCTCTCAATACCGACCCCACCGTGTTGGGCAAGTACCGAGCCGGTTTCAGCGAGTGTATGAACGAAGTCACCCGCTTTTTGTCCACCTGCGAGGGAGTCAACACGGAGGTCCGAACGCGGCTCCTCGGCCATCTGGCCAGCTGCATGACGCAGATCAACGCCATGAACTACCCTAGCCAGCACCAGATCCCCCCGGTCCCCGGGCCAACGCACCCGCCGTTCGGCCAGCCTATGGTGCAGATCCCTGGTTCTTCCCCGCAGGTGTTGCCCATGAGCGGCGTGCCTTGTAAAGGAGCTCCATCTCCTTCCACGTTACCCAACTCGGACGCCACCAAAGTGTACGGCGGCTTCCAGATTGTGCCTGCCAATGACGGACAGTTTGCTTTCCTCATACCCAACGCCGCCTTCGCCCCCGGGGGCCCCGTTATTCCCGTGTACGCCAACAGCCCCGGGACGCCGGTGGCGGTGCCGGCCGCCGTCTCCCCCGGAGCACCATCGGGAAACACAGACTCGGTGTGGCGGCCCTGGTGA
- the her6 gene encoding hairy-related 6 isoform X1, protein MPADIMEKSSSSPVAATPASMNSTPDKPKTASEHRKVSCFFKQQKYAFPTKRRFFGGGQTFNHMLIFIDTSLGYSLQSSKPIMEKRRRARINESLGQLKTLILDALKKDSSRHSKLEKADILEMTVKHLRNLQRAQMTAALNTDPTVLGKYRAGFSECMNEVTRFLSTCEGVNTEVRTRLLGHLASCMTQINAMNYPSQHQIPPVPGPTHPPFGQPMVQIPGSSPQVLPMSGVPCKGAPSPSTLPNSDATKVYGGFQIVPANDGQFAFLIPNAAFAPGGPVIPVYANSPGTPVAVPAAVSPGAPSGNTDSVWRPW, encoded by the exons ATGCCTGCCGACATCATGGAAAAGTCGTCCTCCTCCCCGGTCGCCGCCACCCCGGCAAGCATGAACTCGACCCCCGATAAACCCAAAACAGCCTCCGAGCACAGAAAggtgagttgtttttttaagcaacaaAAATACGCTTTTCCTACCAAGAGACGATTTTTTGGGGGCGGGCAAACTTTCAACCACATGTTGATATTTATTGACACCTCGCTCGGTTATTCTCTCCAGTCTTCCAAGCCAATTATGGAGAAGCGAAGAAGAGCCCGAATCAACGAAAGTTTGGGACAACTTAAAACGCTCATCTTGGATGCGCTCAAGAAAGAT AGCTCCAGACACTCCAAACTGGAGAAGGCAGACATCCTGGAAATGACAGTGAAACACCTCCGGAACCTCCAGAGAGCTCAAATGACCG CTGCTCTCAATACCGACCCCACCGTGTTGGGCAAGTACCGAGCCGGTTTCAGCGAGTGTATGAACGAAGTCACCCGCTTTTTGTCCACCTGCGAGGGAGTCAACACGGAGGTCCGAACGCGGCTCCTCGGCCATCTGGCCAGCTGCATGACGCAGATCAACGCCATGAACTACCCTAGCCAGCACCAGATCCCCCCGGTCCCCGGGCCAACGCACCCGCCGTTCGGCCAGCCTATGGTGCAGATCCCTGGTTCTTCCCCGCAGGTGTTGCCCATGAGCGGCGTGCCTTGTAAAGGAGCTCCATCTCCTTCCACGTTACCCAACTCGGACGCCACCAAAGTGTACGGCGGCTTCCAGATTGTGCCTGCCAATGACGGACAGTTTGCTTTCCTCATACCCAACGCCGCCTTCGCCCCCGGGGGCCCCGTTATTCCCGTGTACGCCAACAGCCCCGGGACGCCGGTGGCGGTGCCGGCCGCCGTCTCCCCCGGAGCACCATCGGGAAACACAGACTCGGTGTGGCGGCCCTGGTGA